In one Leptospiraceae bacterium genomic region, the following are encoded:
- a CDS encoding aminotransferase class IV, protein MKVDLNASLIDSEEAFLSVMDSGFLYGYAIYETFYVLHGKVAFFEEHISRFLQACDFLKINLKEGFSQLLKDRMKRLIHENQFQKGRLRFTFSSGTTLPWTEVVKPTELLSLHPLLNEANQIRLCISKYKKPTKTVLPPFVKYTANYPSVLSFREAKERGYDEALLVNSDEFLSEGSFCNLFFISKEGVLKTPSLDCAILDGVTRKMIIQAAKTLGIQIEEGKYRMDELLDAKFIYISSSTRGLMPAVCLEEKQYDYEEAYIAVETLQKSFLELQETSLTYF, encoded by the coding sequence ATGAAAGTTGACTTAAATGCTAGCTTAATAGATTCCGAAGAAGCCTTTCTGTCGGTCATGGATTCCGGCTTTCTTTATGGATATGCTATATATGAAACATTTTATGTTCTTCATGGGAAGGTTGCATTTTTCGAAGAGCATATTTCCCGATTTTTACAGGCCTGCGATTTTTTAAAAATAAATCTTAAGGAAGGGTTTTCGCAGTTGTTAAAAGATCGAATGAAACGACTTATACATGAAAACCAGTTTCAAAAAGGGAGACTTCGCTTCACTTTTTCGAGCGGTACCACTTTACCCTGGACAGAAGTTGTAAAACCTACTGAGCTTTTATCCCTTCATCCTCTTTTAAATGAAGCGAATCAAATTCGGCTCTGTATCTCAAAATATAAAAAACCGACAAAGACAGTACTGCCTCCTTTTGTAAAATATACAGCAAATTATCCTTCTGTACTGAGTTTTCGGGAAGCAAAAGAGAGAGGTTATGACGAAGCCTTATTAGTGAATTCAGATGAGTTTTTATCGGAAGGTTCTTTTTGTAATCTTTTTTTTATCTCAAAGGAAGGAGTCTTAAAAACACCCTCTCTGGACTGTGCTATCCTCGATGGAGTAACTCGAAAAATGATTATCCAGGCAGCAAAAACTCTGGGTATACAAATAGAAGAAGGTAAATATCGTATGGATGAATTGTTGGATGCTAAATTTATCTATATTAGTAGCTCTACCAGAGGCCTTATGCCGGCAGTTTGTCTTGAAGAAAAGCAATATGATTATGAAGAAGCCTATATTGCAGTAG